From a single Onychomys torridus chromosome 9, mOncTor1.1, whole genome shotgun sequence genomic region:
- the LOC118590827 gene encoding eosinophil cationic protein-like has product MGVKLLESRLCLLLLLVLVIVVASLQIPPNLTPSQWFEIQHVNNNPNLRCNAAMRVVNGYTRRCKDKNAFLHTRFAAVVGVCGSVNVTCSNRTNTNCHNSSARVPLTYCNLTTPGSPYTQCQYQTTRATMFYRVACNISTPQDNGSYPIVPVHLDGIF; this is encoded by the coding sequence ATGGGTGTGAAGCTGCTGGAGTCCCGACTttgtctcctgctgctgctggtacTTGTCATTGTGGTGGCCTCACTCCAGATCCCACCGAATTTAACCCCGTCCCAGTGGTTTGAAATCCAGCATGTAAATAATAATCCCAACCTCCGATGTAATGCTGCAATGCGGGTAGTTAATGGTTACACAAGACGATGCAAGGACAAAAATGCTTTTCTTCATACACGTTTCGCTgctgttgttggtgtgtgtggcAGTGTAAATGTTACCTGCAGCAACAGGACAAATACAAATTGTCATAACAGTTCTGCTCGAGTACCTTTAACTTATTGTAacctcacaactccaggaagccCTTATACACAATGCCAATACCAAACGACACGAGCAACCATGTTCTACAGAGTTGCTTGTAACATTAGTACCCCACAAGACAATGGCTCCTATCCAATTGTTCCCGTCCACTTGGATGGGATATTTTAG